A genomic region of Saccopteryx bilineata isolate mSacBil1 chromosome 1, mSacBil1_pri_phased_curated, whole genome shotgun sequence contains the following coding sequences:
- the LOC136319157 gene encoding mucin-1-like, with translation MGHPSPREYHSHHGTPIPSGVPQPPRDTHPPGSTTATMGHPSPREYHSPHGTSFPPGSTTATTGHPPPREYHSPHGTSLPSGVPQPPRDIPPLGSTTATTGHPSPREYHGHHGTSTPGSTTATTGHPSPREYHGHHGTSTPSGVPRPPRDIPPLGSTTATTGHPPPREYHGHHGTSLPPGVPRPPRDIPPLGSTTATTGHPPPREYHGHHGTSLPSGVPRPPRDIPPLGSTTATSGHPPPREYHGHHGTSIPSGVPQPPRDIPPLGSTTATTGHPSPREYHSHHGTSLPSGVPRPPRDIPPPGSTTATTGHPSPRE, from the coding sequence ATGGGACATCCATCCCCTCGGGAGTACCACAGCCACCACGGGACACCCATCCCCTCGGGAGTACCACAGCCACCACGGGACACCCATCCCCCCGGGAGTACCACAGCCACCATGGGACATCCCTCCCCTCGGGAGTACCACAGCCCCCACGGGACATCCTTCCCCCCCGGGAGTACCACAGCCACCACGGGACATCCACCCCCCCGGGAGTACCACAGCCCCCACGGGACATCCCTCCCCTCGGGAGTACCACAGCCCCCACGGGACATCCCTCCCCTCGGGAGTACCACGGCCACCACGGGACATCCCTCCCCTCGGGAGTACCACGGCCACCACGGGACATCCACCCCCGGGAGTACCACGGCCACCACGGGACATCCCTCCCCTCGGGAGTACCACGGCCACCACGGGACATCCACCCCCTCGGGAGTACCACGGCCACCACGGGACATCCCTCCCCTCGGGAGTACCACGGCCACCACGGGACATCCACCCCCTCGGGAGTACCACGGCCACCACGGGACATCCCTCCCCCCGGGAGTACCACGGCCACCACGGGACATCCCTCCCCTCGGGAGTACCACGGCCACCACGGGACATCCACCCCCTCGGGAGTACCACGGCCACCACGGGACATCCCTCCCCTCGGGAGTACCACGGCCACCACGGGACATCCCTCCCCTCGGGAGTACCACGGCCACCTCGGGACATCCACCCCCCCGGGAGTACCACGGCCACCACGGGACATCCATCCCCTCGGGAGTACCACAGCCACCACGGGACATCCCTCCCCTCGGGAGTACCACAGCCACCACGGGACATCCCTCCCCTCGGGAGTACCACAGCCACCACGGGACATCCCTCCCCTCGGGAGTACCACGGCCACCACGGGACATCCCTCCCCCCGGGAGTACCACAGCCACCACGGGACATCCCTCCCCTCGGGAGTAA